In Bradyrhizobium sp. 1(2017), one DNA window encodes the following:
- a CDS encoding cytochrome c has translation MQRTVLLAMTLALAAAVGSAPAAPVNYKTPDEVAAFKPGPNLEVVQGNCTACHSSDYVATQPPMKDKKAFWQAEVTKMIKVYGAPIDDADVGKIVDYLAATY, from the coding sequence ATGCAGCGCACCGTTCTCCTCGCCATGACCCTCGCCCTTGCCGCGGCGGTGGGTTCGGCACCTGCCGCGCCGGTCAACTACAAGACCCCCGATGAGGTCGCCGCCTTCAAGCCCGGGCCCAATCTCGAGGTCGTGCAGGGCAATTGCACCGCCTGCCATTCGTCGGACTACGTGGCCACGCAGCCGCCGATGAAGGACAAGAAAGCCTTCTGGCAGGCCGAGGTGACCAAGATGATCAAGGTCTATGGCGCACCGATCGACGATGCTGATGTCGGCAAGATCGTCGATTATCTGGCCGCGACTTATTGA
- the putA gene encoding bifunctional proline dehydrogenase/L-glutamate gamma-semialdehyde dehydrogenase PutA, producing the protein MPNTPPPFTAPYAPGDAEIAARLLPASHLGPPQEARIDRTATRLIEAIRKRDDRLGGVEDMLREFALSTKEGLALMVLAEALLRVPDARTADQFIEDKLGEGDFIHHETKSTAFLVNASAWALGLSARVIQPGETPDGTIGRLVKRLGAPAVRTATRQAMRLMGNHFVLGETIEQALERGRPRSGQKPRYSFDMLGEGARTAADAKRYFDAYASAIETIGKAAGPHPLPDRPGISVKLSALHPRFEAISRDRVMAELVPLLLDLAQRAKAHDLNFTVDAEEADRLELSLDVIAATLADASLAGWDGFGLAIQAYQKRASAVIDYVDALARAHDRKLMVRLVKGAYWDTEIKRAQERGLDGYPVFTRKAMTDLNYVACATQLLALRPRIFPQFATHNALTVATVLELAGSGGGFEFQRLHGMGEALYEQLAKDHPDIAYRTYAPVGSHRDLLAYLVRRLLENGANSSFVAQAADYRVPVPALLQRPADAIAKPQQAPHSRIPLPGDLFAPERRNSRGVEFGERAALGQLLADVKAETADLKPITDATPDQANAAMTAARAGFVAWSRTPAAARAAALEQAAHLLESRGAHFIALLQREGGKTLDDALSELREAADFCRYYAAQGRKLFGVDAAMPGPTGESNALGLRGRGVFVAISPWNFPLAIFLGQVTAALMAGNSVVAKPAEQTPRIAREAVALLHEAGIPRSALHLVTGDGRIGAVLTAHADIAGVVFTGSTEVARQINRTLAAKDGPIVPLIAETGGINAMIADATALPEQVADDVVTSAFRSAGQRCSALRLLFVQEDVADRMIEMIAGAARELRIGDPADVPTHVGPVIDADAKQRLDAHVARMKSEARLHFAGHAPEGCFVAPHIFELKEAGQLTEEVFGPILHVVRYRAENLERVLTAIERTGYGLTLGVHSRIDDTIEAIIDRVQVGNIYVNRNMIGAVVGMQPFGGNGLSGTGPKAGGPHYLARFATEQTVTINTAAAGGNAALLAGEE; encoded by the coding sequence ATGCCGAACACCCCGCCCCCCTTCACCGCCCCCTACGCACCCGGCGATGCCGAGATCGCCGCACGGCTCTTGCCGGCCTCGCATCTCGGCCCGCCACAGGAGGCGCGGATCGACCGCACCGCGACCCGGCTGATCGAGGCGATCCGCAAGCGCGACGATCGGCTCGGCGGGGTCGAGGACATGCTGCGGGAGTTCGCGCTCTCGACCAAGGAGGGCCTCGCCTTGATGGTGCTGGCGGAAGCGCTGCTGCGCGTGCCCGACGCGCGCACCGCCGACCAGTTCATCGAGGACAAGCTCGGCGAAGGCGATTTCATCCACCACGAGACCAAGTCCACGGCCTTCCTGGTCAACGCCTCGGCCTGGGCACTCGGCCTGTCGGCGCGGGTGATCCAGCCCGGCGAGACGCCCGACGGCACCATTGGCCGGCTGGTGAAGCGGCTCGGCGCTCCCGCCGTGCGCACCGCCACCCGCCAGGCGATGCGGCTGATGGGTAATCATTTCGTGCTGGGCGAGACCATCGAGCAGGCCCTGGAGCGGGGCCGGCCGCGCTCCGGCCAGAAGCCGCGCTATTCCTTCGACATGCTCGGCGAAGGCGCCCGCACGGCCGCCGATGCCAAGCGCTATTTCGACGCCTATGCCAGCGCCATCGAGACCATCGGCAAGGCGGCCGGGCCCCATCCCCTGCCCGACCGGCCCGGCATCTCGGTCAAGCTCTCGGCGCTGCATCCGCGCTTCGAGGCGATCAGCCGCGACCGCGTGATGGCCGAGCTGGTGCCGCTGCTGCTCGATCTGGCGCAGCGCGCCAAGGCTCACGACCTCAACTTCACCGTCGATGCCGAGGAGGCCGACCGGCTGGAACTGTCGCTCGACGTGATCGCGGCGACGCTCGCCGATGCGTCACTCGCCGGTTGGGACGGATTCGGGCTGGCCATCCAGGCCTATCAGAAACGCGCAAGCGCGGTGATCGACTATGTCGACGCGCTCGCCCGCGCGCATGACCGCAAGCTGATGGTGCGGCTGGTCAAGGGCGCCTATTGGGACACCGAGATCAAGCGCGCGCAGGAGCGCGGGCTGGACGGCTATCCCGTGTTCACGCGCAAGGCGATGACGGATCTCAACTATGTCGCCTGCGCGACGCAGCTGCTGGCCTTGCGGCCCCGCATCTTCCCACAATTTGCCACCCACAATGCGTTGACGGTCGCGACCGTGCTGGAGCTTGCCGGAAGCGGCGGCGGTTTCGAGTTCCAGCGCCTGCACGGCATGGGCGAAGCGCTCTACGAGCAACTAGCCAAAGATCATCCTGACATCGCCTATCGCACCTATGCGCCGGTCGGCAGCCATCGCGATCTGCTCGCCTATTTGGTGCGGCGGCTGCTGGAGAACGGGGCCAATTCCTCCTTCGTGGCGCAGGCCGCCGATTATCGCGTGCCGGTGCCGGCGCTGTTGCAGCGTCCCGCCGATGCGATCGCGAAGCCGCAACAGGCGCCGCATTCCAGGATTCCGCTACCCGGCGATCTCTTTGCGCCGGAGCGGCGCAATTCACGCGGCGTCGAGTTCGGTGAGCGCGCCGCACTCGGCCAGTTGCTGGCTGACGTGAAAGCCGAAACGGCTGACCTCAAGCCGATCACCGACGCGACGCCGGATCAGGCCAACGCAGCGATGACCGCGGCGCGCGCCGGCTTCGTCGCCTGGAGCCGGACGCCGGCGGCCGCGCGCGCGGCGGCGCTAGAGCAGGCCGCGCATCTCCTGGAGAGCCGCGGCGCCCATTTCATCGCGCTGCTGCAGCGCGAGGGCGGCAAGACGCTCGACGATGCGCTGTCGGAATTGCGCGAGGCGGCTGATTTTTGCCGCTACTATGCTGCGCAGGGCCGCAAGCTGTTCGGCGTTGATGCCGCCATGCCGGGCCCGACCGGCGAGAGCAATGCGCTTGGCCTGCGCGGCCGCGGCGTGTTCGTCGCGATCTCGCCGTGGAATTTTCCGCTGGCGATCTTCCTCGGGCAGGTCACGGCAGCGCTCATGGCCGGCAACAGCGTGGTCGCAAAGCCCGCCGAGCAGACGCCGCGCATCGCGCGCGAGGCCGTGGCCCTGCTGCACGAGGCCGGAATTCCCAGGAGCGCGCTGCATCTTGTCACCGGCGACGGCCGTATCGGCGCCGTGCTGACCGCGCACGCTGACATCGCCGGCGTCGTCTTCACCGGCTCGACCGAGGTCGCGCGCCAGATCAACCGGACGCTCGCCGCCAAGGACGGGCCGATCGTGCCGCTGATCGCGGAGACCGGCGGCATCAATGCCATGATCGCGGACGCCACCGCGCTGCCCGAGCAGGTCGCCGACGATGTCGTGACCTCCGCGTTCCGTTCCGCCGGCCAGCGCTGCTCGGCGCTGCGGCTCCTGTTCGTGCAGGAGGACGTTGCCGACCGCATGATCGAGATGATCGCGGGCGCCGCGCGCGAGCTCAGGATTGGCGATCCCGCAGATGTCCCCACTCATGTCGGCCCGGTGATCGATGCCGACGCCAAGCAGCGGCTCGACGCGCATGTCGCGCGAATGAAGAGCGAGGCGCGGCTGCACTTTGCAGGCCACGCGCCGGAGGGATGCTTCGTCGCGCCACATATCTTCGAGCTCAAGGAGGCCGGGCAGCTCACCGAGGAGGTCTTCGGCCCCATCCTCCACGTCGTGCGCTATCGCGCCGAAAACCTCGAACGCGTGCTGACCGCGATCGAGCGCACCGGCTACGGACTCACGCTTGGCGTTCATTCCCGCATCGACGACACGATCGAAGCCATCATCGACCGCGTCCAGGTCGGTAACATCTACGTCAATCGCAACATGATCGGCGCCGTCGTCGGTATGCAGCCCTTCGGCGGCAACGGCCTGTCCGGAACCGGCCCCAAGGCCGGCGGGCCGCACTACCTCGCGCGGTTCGCGACCGAGCAGACGGTGACCATCAACACCGCGGCAGCGGGCGGCAACGCGGCATTGCTTGCGGGGGAGGAGTGA
- a CDS encoding cold-shock protein: protein MAKGTVKWFNPTKGYGFIQPASGGKDVFVHISAVQKAGLSSLNEGQTVEYEEIANRGKTSAENLKV from the coding sequence ATGGCTAAAGGTACGGTCAAGTGGTTCAACCCGACGAAGGGTTATGGATTTATCCAGCCTGCGTCGGGCGGCAAGGATGTGTTCGTGCATATCTCGGCAGTTCAGAAAGCCGGTCTGTCGTCGCTGAACGAAGGACAGACGGTTGAGTACGAAGAGATCGCAAACCGGGGCAAGACCTCCGCAGAGAACCTCAAAGTATAA
- a CDS encoding Lrp/AsnC ligand binding domain-containing protein, giving the protein MELDRIDRKILSILQEDGRIANVELAERIGLSPTSIGERLKRLQREGFVEGYGARLNPHRLGLGLLVFVEVLLDKTTPDNFERFARAVKLAPEVLECHMVAGGFDYLVKARLADMTAYRRFLGETLLSMPGVRETRTYAVMEEIKRDAPLPVG; this is encoded by the coding sequence ATGGAACTAGACCGAATCGACCGGAAAATCCTCTCGATCTTGCAGGAGGATGGCCGCATCGCCAATGTCGAGCTCGCCGAGCGCATCGGGCTGTCGCCGACGTCGATCGGCGAGCGGCTGAAGCGCTTGCAGCGCGAAGGTTTTGTCGAAGGCTATGGTGCGCGGCTCAACCCGCACCGGCTCGGTCTCGGTCTTCTGGTGTTCGTCGAGGTGCTGCTGGACAAGACCACGCCCGATAATTTCGAGCGTTTTGCCCGCGCCGTGAAACTCGCGCCCGAGGTGCTGGAGTGTCACATGGTTGCCGGCGGCTTCGATTATCTTGTGAAGGCGCGGCTGGCAGACATGACCGCCTATCGACGCTTCCTCGGCGAGACCCTGCTGTCGATGCCGGGCGTGCGCGAGACGCGAACCTATGCGGTCATGGAGGAGATCAAGCGCGACGCACCGTTGCCGGTGGGTTGA